A stretch of DNA from Lycium ferocissimum isolate CSIRO_LF1 chromosome 4, AGI_CSIRO_Lferr_CH_V1, whole genome shotgun sequence:
TCATAGGTTACgatacttgggtagatttgGTGATCTTCggtatggtagattttgatattatcttCGGCATGGTAGATTTTAATTTAGTGATAGAGTCTATCGGTATCCTTACCGCATGATTCTAGATTGTCATGCCAAGACGGTCACGTTAGCCATGCCAAACATTTCAagattagagtggaagggtactcctagCCCTACTCCTAAGAAGATTATATCATTCTATCGGGTGAAGAAGTTGGTGGATAAAGGGTGTTTGGCTTACTTGGCACATATTCGAGATACGAGTGCGGATATTCCTTTCCTAGAGTCGGTACTGGTAGTTAGTGAGTTTTCAGAGGTTTGCCCCACAGATTTACCTGGGATTCCACCTGATCAGGATATTGATTATTGCACTGATTTGGACCCAGGCACTcgtcctatttctattccaacCTATTGTATGGCTCCGACAGAGTTGAGAGAGTTAAAGGAACAATTGCAGATTTGTTGAGCAACgggttcattagacctagtGTTTCCCTTTGGGATTCTCCTGTGTTgttcgtgaagaagaaagatagtACCATATGAATGTGTATCGACTATTGACAGTTAAACAAGGTTACTATCTAGAACAAGTATCTGATACCCTgcatagatgacttatttgatcagcttcagggtgcgtCGGTCTTCTCTAAGATCGATTTGagatcaggctaccatcagttgaagattagagCCGAGGATATTCTGAAGACAACCTTTAGGACCCCCTATGgtcactatgagttcttggtgatatgtttcgggcttactaatgcccccgCAGCcttcatggatttaatgaatagGATCTTCAAGTCATACTTGGATTCATTTGTtattgtcttcattgatgacataTTGGTGTACTCTCGTAGCAAGGAAGATCATGAGAAACATTCGAGGATAGTACTTGGTTGTTCAAGGAGaagaagttgtatgctaaattttcaaagtgagAGTTTTGGCTTATTCGGTGGCATTCTTAGGTCATATAGTGTCGAAGGATGGCATCATGGTGGATCCCAAGAAGATTAAGGCAGTtagagattgggctaggcctacTTCGGTGACTGAGATTCGGAGTTTTGTAGGCTTAGAGAGTTATTATCGTCATTTCGTAAAAGGGTTTTCATCTATTGCTTCCCATTTGACTCGATTGACTAGGAAGAATGCAGCTTTTCAGTGGTTCGATGAGCGtaaggagagcttccaaaagctcaaggctTTATTAACTTCAGCCTCGATTTTGGTATTACCTGTGGAAGGAAAGACTTTAccgtttattgtgatgcttctcgaATTGGGTTGGGTTATGTGTTAATGCAAGAAGGTAAGGTGATTgtgtatgcttcaaggcagttgaaggcccatgagaagaactaccccaaTCATAACTTAGAGTTGGTGGCGATATTCTTTTCTTTGATGATTTGGAGACGTTACCTTAATAGAGTTCATTGTAAGGTGTTCATGAATCATCGTAGTCTTCAGTATGTGTTCAATCAGCTGGATCTAAATTTAAGGCAGCGTAGGTGGATGAAGTTGCTCAAGAATTATGATCTTACCATTCTTTATTATCCAGGTAAGGCTAATGTGGTGGCAATTGCGTTGAGCCGAAAGgcggtgagtatgggtagcttggTGCGTTTGATTGTTGAGGAGCGTCCCTTAGCTATAGAGGTTTAGTCTTTGGCTAATAGTATGGTGACACTTGATATTTCAGAACCGAGCAACATTCTAGCTTGTCTTGAGGCGAGGTCGTCTCCTTTGAAGAAAATCAAGGCACAACAGTTTGAGGATGTGAAACTGTACAAGATTTGAGATAAGGTGTTGAATGGGGAGGCCAAGGAGGCtattcttgatgatgagggtgtTCTCAGGATTAAGGGGCGCGTATGCATTCCTCATGTTGGTGGTTTGATTAAGTTGATCTTGGATGAGGctcacagttctagatattccatCCATCCTGGTGCTACAAAGATTTACTATGACTTGAGGCAGCATTATTAGTGGAGTAGGATGAAGAGGGATAAAGTGGAGTTCGCTTCTCAGTATTTGcattgtcagcaggttaagtatgagcatCAAAGACTGGGTGGTATgactcagaggatgcccattcccaagttaaagtgggagaggattgctatGGACATCGTGGCAGGTCTACCGAAGACTTTGGGTAAGTTTGATGCCATTTGGGTTATCGTGGATAGATTGACCAAGTTTCGTGCACTTCATTTCAGTTCAGACTACCTACAATTCGAAGAAGTTGGCTAGGATCTACATTAGAGAGATTGTCCGATTACATGGGGTGCCCATTTCTATCATCTCAGACCCAGGCACTCagttcacttcccatttctggaggaCCTTGCAGAAGGAATTGGGGACTCAGTTGGATCTTAGTACCATTTTTCTCCCACAGACGGATGGCCAGCCGGAGAGGACTATTTAAATATTAGAGGATAGGTACGGGCTTGcatgattgattttggtggtcattgggaccagttcttacccttggtagagtttgcttacaataattaTCACTCGAGCATTTACATAGTCcgtttgaggctttgtatggtaggagatgtcattctctgattggttggttcgatgctTTCGAGGAGAGGCCTTGGCGTATTGATTTGCGGAGAGAGTCTTTGGATAAAGTGAAGTTGATTCAAGAGAAGCTCCTTGCggctcagagtagacaaaaggagtatgcggaccggaagttTCGTGATTTGGAGTTCATGATTGGTGATCATGTTCTATTAAAAGTTTCGCCCATGAAgagtgtgatgagatttgggaagaagggcaagctaaGCTCGAGGTTCATTGGCCCTTTTGAGATTCTTCGGTGTATTAGTGAGGTAGATTTCGAGTTGGCATTACCACCAGGTTTAGTGGGTTTTCACCCAGTGCTTCATGTTTCCATATTGAATAAGTACCATTCAGACGGTTTTATATCATCCATTGGGAATTGGTACTGTTTGATTAGAATTTTTCCTTTGAAGAAGAGACGGTAGCcatcttggataggcaagttagaaagttgaggtccaaAGAGATAGCTTTAGTAAAGGTGCAGTGGAAGCACCGTCCAGTTGAGGAGCCTACATGGGAGACCGAATCTGATTGCGAAATAGATGTCCCCAACTCTTTACCGATTCAGGTACCTTTACTTGGTTTTATGATGTAACGACCTATTTGGTCGTTTAAGGCATTTTACTCTCTTTCTCCAAAATACCCTTCCCGTAGTCTCTTGTACGTATgtgacttgcggggatgggtggaGCGGTTCTCGAGGCTATTAGGCGagtcttggttgattttgaggattctagagttttctaagttgaataagtgaaaaagagttgactagttgacttttgggtaattTTGTGCGAAATTGAAATCGGATAGTTATGTTGGGTCCGGAAGGTGATTCTACACTTAGTCGAGCCTTTGGTTCGGATCCCGAGGAGTTCGTTTGGGTTTTGGGTCGTTGGTTGGAAaggttggttttggtttgggaTTAGTTGACTTAAGTCAACACTGGGTCAAAGGGACCTCTTGGGAAATCCGAATGCGCGAGCGAGTTCGTAGCGTAATTTCTGATgagttagcatgtttggtttgtgttcgggaggtCTCGTATGAGTTTTAAGTGTTGGGTTGGAATTGGTGAAAACTAGATTTTTCTGGTGCAATCGCACCTACATTGGTTTGGCAGCACCTGCGGGTCCGCTTCTGCGGAATTTGGCCTAAAGGCGCTAACTGAGAGGGGCCTAGCTGGTCCGCACCTGTGGTGGTTTCTCCGCAGGCGCGGGATCGCACCTGCATGTAGGGAGTCATAAGTTAGGACTTCATCTGAGGCCATTTCTCTGCAGGCGCGAGCCCGCACCTGTGAAGAAAGGTCCGTAGAAGCAGATTTAGCAGAGTTCAGAAATCTTTTTATTTCCCAAAACCGAATCTAGACCtcataatttcatattttaagtGAGTTCTTGGAGGAGATTTCTAGTGTTTAGGCTTCAATTCGTCTTGGGGCAAGTTTCTAAGCTCTAATTTATATTTTCCTACTAGTCTAATCCCTTATTTAACCTTGTAATCATGTTGGGTTTGTTAAATCGGGGTTTTAGCCCTACGTTCTAAAAgaggatttttcttgaaattaaggATCAATTTGATGGAATTTTGATTGGGTCTTTTGGATTTAGAGTAGTAAGGCTTTAGGTGAACTAATTTTCCAATAAAATTcttgttttgcccttgtgggcccgagGTCACTTTTTAAGGTCGTTTTTTAGTTCAATTTGGAAGTATACCAATATGGGTATGCTTAGATTCATAATCTAACGTGGAGTAt
This window harbors:
- the LOC132053714 gene encoding uncharacterized protein LOC132053714 — encoded protein: MKRDKVEFASQYLHCQQVKYEHQRLGGMTQRMPIPKLKWERIAMDIVAGLPKTLGKFDAIWVIVDRLTKFRALHFSSDYLQFEERPWRIDLRRESLDKVKLIQEKLLAAQSRQKEYADRKFRDLEFMIGDHVLLKVSPMKSVMRFGKKGKLSSRFIGPFEILRCISEVDFELALPPEETVAILDRQVRKLRSKEIALVKVQWKHRPVEEPTWETESDCEIDVPNSLPIQSLSQGPVRDLESDFEAFLPEILRQTLFMHFRPVFSISNVLVELEALVRVRTSY